Proteins encoded by one window of Epinephelus moara isolate mb chromosome 18, YSFRI_EMoa_1.0, whole genome shotgun sequence:
- the smarca4a gene encoding SWI/SNF related, matrix associated, actin dependent regulator of chromatin, subfamily a, member 4a isoform X1 produces the protein MSTPDPPMGGTPRPGPSPGPGPSPGGMMGPSPGPSPGSAHSMMGPSPGPPGSGHPHPPQGPSGYPQDNMHQMHKPMEAMHEKGMPDDPRYAQMKGMGMRPGGHSGMGPPPSPMDQHSQGYPSPLGGSEHAPSPVPANGPPSGPMMPGGPPGPGAGPMEGSGDPNQGMGQPNRGGPQGPGGPGGAGGGPGGAGGPAPFNQNQLHQLRAQIMAYKMLARSQPLPEHLQMAVQGKRPMPGMQQQPMPNMPPSAGPGGGPGAGPGPAQANYNRPHGMVGPNMAPPGPAGVPPGMQGQPTNGPPKSWPEGPMVNAATPSNPPQKLIPPQPTGRPSPAPPSVPPAASPVMPPQTQSPGQPAQPPPMMLHQKQNRITPIQKPRGLDPVEILQEREYRLQARIAHRIQELENLPGSLAGDLRTKATIELKALRLLNFQRQLRQEVVVCMRRDTALETALNAKAYKRSKRQSLREARITEKLEKQQKIEQERKRRQKHQEYLNSILQHAKDFKEYHRSITAKIQKATKAVATYHANTEREQKKENERIEKERMRRLMAEDEEGYRKLIDQKKDKRLAYLLQQTDEYVANLTELVRAHKAVQALKEKKKKKKKKKPEAVEGGAPALGPDGEPLDETSQMSDLPVKVIHVDSGKILTGMDAPKAGQLDTWLEMNPGYEVAPRSDSEDSSSEEEDEDEEEDEEQPHSSATAAEEKKKIPDPDSEDVSEVDVQHIIEHAKQDVDDEYGNAAFNRGLQSYYAVAHAVTEKVDKQSTLLVNGQLKQYQIKGLEWLVSLYNNNLNGILADEMGLGKTIQTIALITYLMEYKRLNGPFLIIVPLSTLSNWVYEFDKWAPSVVKVSYKGSPAARRAFVPILRSGKFNVLLTTYEYIIKDKQVLAKLRWKYMIVDEGHRMKNHHCKLTQVLNTHYLAPRRLLLTGTPLQNKLPELWALLNFLLPTIFKSCSTFEQWFNAPFAMTGEKVDLNEEETILIIRRLHKVLRPFLLRRLKKEVEAQLPEKVEYVIKCDMSALQRVLYRHMQAKGVLLTDGSEKDKKGKGGTKTLMNTIMQLRKICNHPYMFQHIEESFSEHLGYSGGIVSGPDLYRSSGKFELLDRILPKLRATNHKVLLFCQMTSLMTIMEDYFAYRNFKYLRLDGTTKAEDRGMLLKTFNDPASEYFVFLLSTRAGGLGLNLQSADTVIIFDSDWNPHQDLQAQDRAHRIGQQNEVRVLRLCTVNSVEEKILAAAKYKLNVDQKVIQAGMFDQKSSGCERRAFLQAILEHEEQDEVGARGGCRTRGAWEEDEVPDDETVNQMIARSEEEFEQFMRMDLDRRREEARNPKRKPRLMEEDDMPSWILKDDAEVERLTCEEEEEKMFGRGSRQRKEVDYSDSLTEKQWLKAIEEGNLEDIEEEVRHKKTTRKRKRDRDHDGGPATPSSSSGRGRDKDEEVKKAKKRGRPPAEKLSPNPLSLTKKMKKIVDAVIKYKDGNGRQLSEVFIQLPSRKELPEYYELIRKPVDFRKIKERIRSHKYRSLNDLEKDVMLLCQNAQTFNLEGSLIYEDSIVLQSVFTSVRQKIEKDDESEGEESEEEEDDVDEGSESESRSVKVKIKLSRKEKGERGGKGQRRRGRGARAKPVVSDDDSEEEQEEERSASGSEED, from the exons GTTACCCCTCTCCACTGGGAGGCTCGGAGCACGCACCCAGTCCTGTCCCAGCCAACGGCCCTCCCTCTGGCCCCATGATGCCTGGAGGTCCCCCTGGCCCTGGGGCGGGCCCCATGGAGGGCAGCGGGGACCCCAATCAGGGAATGGGTCAGCCTAACCGCGGGGGACCCCAGGGTCCAGGTGGACCCGGTGGCGCAGGAGGTGGACCAGGTGGTGCAGGTGGACCCGCTCCTTTCAACCAGAACCAGCTGCACCAACTCAGGGCTCAGATTATGGCCTATAAGATGCTGGCACGCAGTCAGCCGCTACCGGAACACCTGCAGATGGCTGTGCAGGGGAAGAGGCCCATGCCGGGGATGCAGCAGCAGCCGATGCCCAACATGCCACCATCTGCAGGGCCCGGAGGTGGACCAGGAGCTGGTCCGGGACCTGCTCAGGCCAACTACAACAGACCACATG GTATGGTAGGTCCAAACATGGCGCCTCCTGGACCTGCAGGAGTTCCCCCTGGTATGCAAGGCCAGCCTACCAACGGACCCCCCAAATCATGGCCTGAAG GACCAATGGTGAACGCCGCCACCCCCTCTAATCCTCCTCAGAAACTGATTCCACCTCAGCCCACCGGCAGACCGtctcctgctcctccttctGTTCCCCCCGCTGCCTCCCCAGTTATGCCTCCTCAGACACAGTCCCCAGGACAGCCCGCCCAGCCTCCTCCCATGATGCTTCACCAGAAACAGAACCGCATAACCCCCATCCAGAAGCCCCGCGGGCTGGACCCAGTGGAGATCCTCCAGGAGAGAGAGTACAG GCTACAGGCTCGTATTGCTCACCGTATCCAGGAGCTGGAGAACCTGCCGGGCTCTCTGGCCGGTGACCTGCGCACCAAAGCCACCATCGAACTCAAGGCCCTGCGGCTGCTCAACTTCCAGAGACAG CTGCGTCAGGAGGTGGTGGTTTGCATGCGACGTGACACTGCTTTGGAAACTGCCCTCAACGCAAAGGCCTACAAGCGCAGCAAACGTCAGTCTCTACGTGAAGCCCGCATCACTGAGAAGCTGGAGAAACAGCAGAAGATCGAACAGGAGCGGAAACGACGCCAGAAACACCAG GAATACCTCAACAGCATTCTGCAGCACGCCAAGGATTTCAAGGAGTACCACCGCTCCATTACAGCAAAGATCCAGAAGGCCACCAAAGCTGTCGCCACCTATCACGCCAACACTGAGCGCGAGCAGAAGAAGGAGAATGAGCGAATTGAGAAGGAGAGAATGCGGAGGCTGATG GCTGAAGATGAGGAAGGCTACCGTAAACTCATCGACCAAAAGAAAGACAAGCGTCTGGCGTACCTGCTACAGCAGACGGACGAGTACGTGGCCAACCTCACGGAGCTGGTGCGCGCCCACAAAGCTGTACAAGCTctcaaagagaagaaaaagaagaagaaaaagaag AAGCCAGAGGCTGTGGAGGGTGGCGCTCCTGCTCTGGGACCTGATGGAGAG CCTTTAGATGAGACCAGTCAGATGAGTGACCTCCCGGTGAAGGTCATCCATGTTGACAGTGGAAAGATCCTGACTGGGATGGACGCACCGAAGGCGGGCCAGCTGGATACCTGGCTTGAAATGAACCCGGG ATACGAAGTAGCGCCGCGCTCAGACAGTGAAGACAGCAGttcagaagaggaggatgaagacgAG gaggaggatgaggagcaaCCGCATTCATCTGCAACTGCagcagaagagaagaagaagattcCTGACCCTGACAGTGAAGACGTGTCTGAAGTGGACGTCCAGCACATCATCGA ACACGCCAAGCAGGATGTCGATGATGAGTACGGTAACGCAGCTTTCAACCGAGGCCTGCAGTCCTACTACGCTGTGGCTCACGCTGTCACTGAAAAGGTGGACAAACAGTCCACACTGCTGGTCAACGGGCAGCTCAAGCAATACCAG ATCAAAGGTTTGGAGTGGCTGGTGTCGCTTTACAACAACAACTTGAATGGCATCCTGGCTGATGAGATGGGTTTAGGGAAGACGATCCAGACCATCGCCCTCATCACTTACCTCATGGAGTACAAGCGCCTCAACGGGCCCTTCCTCATCATCGTACCTCTCTC AACTCTATCAAACTGGGTCTATGAGTTTGATAAGTGGGCCCCATCTGTCGTCAAAGTCTCCTACAAG GGGTCTCCAGCTGCTCGTCGTGCTTTTGTTCCCATTTTGCGCAGCGGCAAATTCAACGTGCTGCTAACAACATACGAGTACATTATCAAAGATAAGCAGGTGTTAGCGAAG CTTCGTTGGAAGTACATGATTGTAGACGAGGGCCATCGCATGAAGAACCACCACTGTAAACTGACCCAGGTCTTGAACACTCACTACTTGGCGCCACGCCGTCTGCTGCTCACAGGCACACCGCTGCAGAACAAGCTACCTGAGCTCTGGGCGCTGCTCAACTTCCTCCTGCCCACCATTTTCAAGAGCTGCAGCACGTTCGAGCAGTGGTTCAATGCCCCCTTTGCCATGACCGGAGAGAAG GTCGACCTGAATGAAGAGGAGACCATCCTGATCATTCGACGTTTACACAAGGTGCTCAGGCCATTCCTGCTGCGCCGACTCAAGAAGGAAGTCGAGGCTCAGCTGCCCGAGAAG GTGGAGTACGTGATAAAGTGCGACATGTCAGCTCTACAGAGGGTTCTGTACAGACACATGCAGGCCAAGGGTGTCTTGCTCACAGATGGGTCAGAAAAAGACAAGAAG GGTAAAGGTGGCACGAAGACCCTGATGAACACTATCATGCAACTGAGAAAGATTTGCAACCACCCCTACATGTTCCAGCACATCGAG gaGTCTTTCTCTGAGCATCTTGGGTACTCTGGTGGGATCGTTAGTGG CCCCGACCTGTACCGCTCCTCTGGGAAGTTTGAGCTGCTGGACCGCATCCTGCCCAAGCTGAGGGCCACCAACCACAAAGTGCTGCTCTTCTGTCAAATGACGTCCCTCATGACCATCATGGAGGACTACTTTGCCTACCGTAACTTCAAGTACCTGCGTCTGGACG GAACCACCAAGGCAGAGGACCGTGGCATGCTGCTGAAGACTTTCAATGACCCGGCCTCGGAGTACTTTGTGTTCCTGCTCAGCACCAGGGCAGGAGGCCTGGGCCTCAACCTGCAGTCTGCTGACACCGTCATCATCTTCGACAGCGACTGGAACCCACATCAG GACCTGCAGGCTCAGGACAGAGCCCACCGTATCGGTCAGCAGAACGAGGTGCGCGTGCTCCGCCTCTGCACCGTCAACAGCGTGGAGGAGAAGATCCTGGCGGCCGCCAAGTACAAACTGAACGTGGACCAGAAGGTCATCCAGGCCGGCATGTTCGACCAGAAGTCTTCAGGCTGCGAGCGTCGGGCCTTCTTACAGGCCATCCTGGAGCACGAGGAACAGGATGAGGTCGGGGCTCGAGGAGGCTGCCGCACTAGGGGGGCGTGG gaggaggatgaagtgCCCGACGATGAGACCGTCAATCAGATGATCGCCAGAAGTGAAGAGGAGTTTGAACAGTTCATG cGTATGGATCTAGACAGACGCCGCGAGGAGGCCCGCAACCCTAAGAGGAAACCCCGTCTGATGGAGGAGGACGATATGCCCAGCTGGATTCTGAAAGACGACGCTGAGGTTGAGAGGCTAACCtgcgaagaggaggaggagaagatgtTTGGCAGAGGATCCCGCCAGCGTAAGGAAGTGGACTACAGCGACTCGCTGACTGAGAAACAGTGGCTCAAG GCCATCGAAGAGGGAAATCTGGAGGACATCGAAGAGGAAGTGCGTCACAAAAAGACGACCAGAAAGCGGAAGAGAGACCGCGACCACGACGGCGGCCCGGCCACACCCAGCTCCAGCAGTGGCCGAGGGCGGGACAAAGACGAGGAGGTGAAGAAAGCAAAGAAGCGAGGTCGCCCGCCTGCCGAGAAGCTCTCTCCCAACCCTCTGTCTCTCAccaagaagatgaagaagatcGTTGATGCTGTCATCAAATACAAAGACGG TAACGGCCGACAGCTGAGCGAAGTCTTCATCCAGCTGCCTTCACGTAAAGAGCTGCCTGAGTACTACGAGCTCATCCGCAAACCAGTGGACTTCAGGAAGATCAAG GAGAGGATCAGGAGCCATAAGTACCGCAGCCTGAACGACCTGGAGAAGGACGTGATGCTGCTGTGTCAAAACGCCCAGACTTTTAACCTGGAGGGGTCTCTG ATCTACGAGGACTCCATCGTGCTGCAGTCTGTCTTTACCAGCGTGAGACAGAAGATTGAGAAGGATGACGAGAGCGAAGGAGAGgaaagtgaggaggaggaggacgatgTAGACGAAGGCTCTGAGTCTGAAT CTCGTTCAGTGAAGGTGAAGATCAAGCTGAGCCGGAAAGAGAAAGGAGAGCGAGGAGGAAAAGGACAACGACGGAGGGGCCGCGGTGCCCGGGCTAAACCTGTGGTGAGCGACGATGACAGCGAGGAGGAACAGGAAGAG GAGCGCTCGGCCAGTGGCAGTGAGGAAGACTGA
- the smarca4a gene encoding SWI/SNF related, matrix associated, actin dependent regulator of chromatin, subfamily a, member 4a isoform X2, with product MSTPDPPMGGTPRPGPSPGPGPSPGGMMGPSPGPSPGSAHSMMGPSPGPPGSGHPHPPQGPSGYPQDNMHQMHKPMEAMHEKGMPDDPRYAQMKGMGMRPGGHSGMGPPPSPMDQHSQGYPSPLGGSEHAPSPVPANGPPSGPMMPGGPPGPGAGPMEGSGDPNQGMGQPNRGGPQGPGGPGGAGGGPGGAGGPAPFNQNQLHQLRAQIMAYKMLARSQPLPEHLQMAVQGKRPMPGMQQQPMPNMPPSAGPGGGPGAGPGPAQANYNRPHGMVGPNMAPPGPAGVPPGMQGQPTNGPPKSWPEGPMVNAATPSNPPQKLIPPQPTGRPSPAPPSVPPAASPVMPPQTQSPGQPAQPPPMMLHQKQNRITPIQKPRGLDPVEILQEREYRLQARIAHRIQELENLPGSLAGDLRTKATIELKALRLLNFQRQLRQEVVVCMRRDTALETALNAKAYKRSKRQSLREARITEKLEKQQKIEQERKRRQKHQEYLNSILQHAKDFKEYHRSITAKIQKATKAVATYHANTEREQKKENERIEKERMRRLMAEDEEGYRKLIDQKKDKRLAYLLQQTDEYVANLTELVRAHKAVQALKEKKKKKKKKKPEAVEGGAPALGPDGEPLDETSQMSDLPVKVIHVDSGKILTGMDAPKAGQLDTWLEMNPGYEVAPRSDSEDSSSEEEDEDEEEDEEQPHSSATAAEEKKKIPDPDSEDVSEVDVQHIIEHAKQDVDDEYGNAAFNRGLQSYYAVAHAVTEKVDKQSTLLVNGQLKQYQIKGLEWLVSLYNNNLNGILADEMGLGKTIQTIALITYLMEYKRLNGPFLIIVPLSTLSNWVYEFDKWAPSVVKVSYKGSPAARRAFVPILRSGKFNVLLTTYEYIIKDKQVLAKLRWKYMIVDEGHRMKNHHCKLTQVLNTHYLAPRRLLLTGTPLQNKLPELWALLNFLLPTIFKSCSTFEQWFNAPFAMTGEKVDLNEEETILIIRRLHKVLRPFLLRRLKKEVEAQLPEKVEYVIKCDMSALQRVLYRHMQAKGVLLTDGSEKDKKGKGGTKTLMNTIMQLRKICNHPYMFQHIEESFSEHLGYSGGIVSGPDLYRSSGKFELLDRILPKLRATNHKVLLFCQMTSLMTIMEDYFAYRNFKYLRLDGTTKAEDRGMLLKTFNDPASEYFVFLLSTRAGGLGLNLQSADTVIIFDSDWNPHQDLQAQDRAHRIGQQNEVRVLRLCTVNSVEEKILAAAKYKLNVDQKVIQAGMFDQKSSGCERRAFLQAILEHEEQDEEEDEVPDDETVNQMIARSEEEFEQFMRMDLDRRREEARNPKRKPRLMEEDDMPSWILKDDAEVERLTCEEEEEKMFGRGSRQRKEVDYSDSLTEKQWLKAIEEGNLEDIEEEVRHKKTTRKRKRDRDHDGGPATPSSSSGRGRDKDEEVKKAKKRGRPPAEKLSPNPLSLTKKMKKIVDAVIKYKDGNGRQLSEVFIQLPSRKELPEYYELIRKPVDFRKIKERIRSHKYRSLNDLEKDVMLLCQNAQTFNLEGSLIYEDSIVLQSVFTSVRQKIEKDDESEGEESEEEEDDVDEGSESESRSVKVKIKLSRKEKGERGGKGQRRRGRGARAKPVVSDDDSEEEQEEERSASGSEED from the exons GTTACCCCTCTCCACTGGGAGGCTCGGAGCACGCACCCAGTCCTGTCCCAGCCAACGGCCCTCCCTCTGGCCCCATGATGCCTGGAGGTCCCCCTGGCCCTGGGGCGGGCCCCATGGAGGGCAGCGGGGACCCCAATCAGGGAATGGGTCAGCCTAACCGCGGGGGACCCCAGGGTCCAGGTGGACCCGGTGGCGCAGGAGGTGGACCAGGTGGTGCAGGTGGACCCGCTCCTTTCAACCAGAACCAGCTGCACCAACTCAGGGCTCAGATTATGGCCTATAAGATGCTGGCACGCAGTCAGCCGCTACCGGAACACCTGCAGATGGCTGTGCAGGGGAAGAGGCCCATGCCGGGGATGCAGCAGCAGCCGATGCCCAACATGCCACCATCTGCAGGGCCCGGAGGTGGACCAGGAGCTGGTCCGGGACCTGCTCAGGCCAACTACAACAGACCACATG GTATGGTAGGTCCAAACATGGCGCCTCCTGGACCTGCAGGAGTTCCCCCTGGTATGCAAGGCCAGCCTACCAACGGACCCCCCAAATCATGGCCTGAAG GACCAATGGTGAACGCCGCCACCCCCTCTAATCCTCCTCAGAAACTGATTCCACCTCAGCCCACCGGCAGACCGtctcctgctcctccttctGTTCCCCCCGCTGCCTCCCCAGTTATGCCTCCTCAGACACAGTCCCCAGGACAGCCCGCCCAGCCTCCTCCCATGATGCTTCACCAGAAACAGAACCGCATAACCCCCATCCAGAAGCCCCGCGGGCTGGACCCAGTGGAGATCCTCCAGGAGAGAGAGTACAG GCTACAGGCTCGTATTGCTCACCGTATCCAGGAGCTGGAGAACCTGCCGGGCTCTCTGGCCGGTGACCTGCGCACCAAAGCCACCATCGAACTCAAGGCCCTGCGGCTGCTCAACTTCCAGAGACAG CTGCGTCAGGAGGTGGTGGTTTGCATGCGACGTGACACTGCTTTGGAAACTGCCCTCAACGCAAAGGCCTACAAGCGCAGCAAACGTCAGTCTCTACGTGAAGCCCGCATCACTGAGAAGCTGGAGAAACAGCAGAAGATCGAACAGGAGCGGAAACGACGCCAGAAACACCAG GAATACCTCAACAGCATTCTGCAGCACGCCAAGGATTTCAAGGAGTACCACCGCTCCATTACAGCAAAGATCCAGAAGGCCACCAAAGCTGTCGCCACCTATCACGCCAACACTGAGCGCGAGCAGAAGAAGGAGAATGAGCGAATTGAGAAGGAGAGAATGCGGAGGCTGATG GCTGAAGATGAGGAAGGCTACCGTAAACTCATCGACCAAAAGAAAGACAAGCGTCTGGCGTACCTGCTACAGCAGACGGACGAGTACGTGGCCAACCTCACGGAGCTGGTGCGCGCCCACAAAGCTGTACAAGCTctcaaagagaagaaaaagaagaagaaaaagaag AAGCCAGAGGCTGTGGAGGGTGGCGCTCCTGCTCTGGGACCTGATGGAGAG CCTTTAGATGAGACCAGTCAGATGAGTGACCTCCCGGTGAAGGTCATCCATGTTGACAGTGGAAAGATCCTGACTGGGATGGACGCACCGAAGGCGGGCCAGCTGGATACCTGGCTTGAAATGAACCCGGG ATACGAAGTAGCGCCGCGCTCAGACAGTGAAGACAGCAGttcagaagaggaggatgaagacgAG gaggaggatgaggagcaaCCGCATTCATCTGCAACTGCagcagaagagaagaagaagattcCTGACCCTGACAGTGAAGACGTGTCTGAAGTGGACGTCCAGCACATCATCGA ACACGCCAAGCAGGATGTCGATGATGAGTACGGTAACGCAGCTTTCAACCGAGGCCTGCAGTCCTACTACGCTGTGGCTCACGCTGTCACTGAAAAGGTGGACAAACAGTCCACACTGCTGGTCAACGGGCAGCTCAAGCAATACCAG ATCAAAGGTTTGGAGTGGCTGGTGTCGCTTTACAACAACAACTTGAATGGCATCCTGGCTGATGAGATGGGTTTAGGGAAGACGATCCAGACCATCGCCCTCATCACTTACCTCATGGAGTACAAGCGCCTCAACGGGCCCTTCCTCATCATCGTACCTCTCTC AACTCTATCAAACTGGGTCTATGAGTTTGATAAGTGGGCCCCATCTGTCGTCAAAGTCTCCTACAAG GGGTCTCCAGCTGCTCGTCGTGCTTTTGTTCCCATTTTGCGCAGCGGCAAATTCAACGTGCTGCTAACAACATACGAGTACATTATCAAAGATAAGCAGGTGTTAGCGAAG CTTCGTTGGAAGTACATGATTGTAGACGAGGGCCATCGCATGAAGAACCACCACTGTAAACTGACCCAGGTCTTGAACACTCACTACTTGGCGCCACGCCGTCTGCTGCTCACAGGCACACCGCTGCAGAACAAGCTACCTGAGCTCTGGGCGCTGCTCAACTTCCTCCTGCCCACCATTTTCAAGAGCTGCAGCACGTTCGAGCAGTGGTTCAATGCCCCCTTTGCCATGACCGGAGAGAAG GTCGACCTGAATGAAGAGGAGACCATCCTGATCATTCGACGTTTACACAAGGTGCTCAGGCCATTCCTGCTGCGCCGACTCAAGAAGGAAGTCGAGGCTCAGCTGCCCGAGAAG GTGGAGTACGTGATAAAGTGCGACATGTCAGCTCTACAGAGGGTTCTGTACAGACACATGCAGGCCAAGGGTGTCTTGCTCACAGATGGGTCAGAAAAAGACAAGAAG GGTAAAGGTGGCACGAAGACCCTGATGAACACTATCATGCAACTGAGAAAGATTTGCAACCACCCCTACATGTTCCAGCACATCGAG gaGTCTTTCTCTGAGCATCTTGGGTACTCTGGTGGGATCGTTAGTGG CCCCGACCTGTACCGCTCCTCTGGGAAGTTTGAGCTGCTGGACCGCATCCTGCCCAAGCTGAGGGCCACCAACCACAAAGTGCTGCTCTTCTGTCAAATGACGTCCCTCATGACCATCATGGAGGACTACTTTGCCTACCGTAACTTCAAGTACCTGCGTCTGGACG GAACCACCAAGGCAGAGGACCGTGGCATGCTGCTGAAGACTTTCAATGACCCGGCCTCGGAGTACTTTGTGTTCCTGCTCAGCACCAGGGCAGGAGGCCTGGGCCTCAACCTGCAGTCTGCTGACACCGTCATCATCTTCGACAGCGACTGGAACCCACATCAG GACCTGCAGGCTCAGGACAGAGCCCACCGTATCGGTCAGCAGAACGAGGTGCGCGTGCTCCGCCTCTGCACCGTCAACAGCGTGGAGGAGAAGATCCTGGCGGCCGCCAAGTACAAACTGAACGTGGACCAGAAGGTCATCCAGGCCGGCATGTTCGACCAGAAGTCTTCAGGCTGCGAGCGTCGGGCCTTCTTACAGGCCATCCTGGAGCACGAGGAACAGGATGAG gaggaggatgaagtgCCCGACGATGAGACCGTCAATCAGATGATCGCCAGAAGTGAAGAGGAGTTTGAACAGTTCATG cGTATGGATCTAGACAGACGCCGCGAGGAGGCCCGCAACCCTAAGAGGAAACCCCGTCTGATGGAGGAGGACGATATGCCCAGCTGGATTCTGAAAGACGACGCTGAGGTTGAGAGGCTAACCtgcgaagaggaggaggagaagatgtTTGGCAGAGGATCCCGCCAGCGTAAGGAAGTGGACTACAGCGACTCGCTGACTGAGAAACAGTGGCTCAAG GCCATCGAAGAGGGAAATCTGGAGGACATCGAAGAGGAAGTGCGTCACAAAAAGACGACCAGAAAGCGGAAGAGAGACCGCGACCACGACGGCGGCCCGGCCACACCCAGCTCCAGCAGTGGCCGAGGGCGGGACAAAGACGAGGAGGTGAAGAAAGCAAAGAAGCGAGGTCGCCCGCCTGCCGAGAAGCTCTCTCCCAACCCTCTGTCTCTCAccaagaagatgaagaagatcGTTGATGCTGTCATCAAATACAAAGACGG TAACGGCCGACAGCTGAGCGAAGTCTTCATCCAGCTGCCTTCACGTAAAGAGCTGCCTGAGTACTACGAGCTCATCCGCAAACCAGTGGACTTCAGGAAGATCAAG GAGAGGATCAGGAGCCATAAGTACCGCAGCCTGAACGACCTGGAGAAGGACGTGATGCTGCTGTGTCAAAACGCCCAGACTTTTAACCTGGAGGGGTCTCTG ATCTACGAGGACTCCATCGTGCTGCAGTCTGTCTTTACCAGCGTGAGACAGAAGATTGAGAAGGATGACGAGAGCGAAGGAGAGgaaagtgaggaggaggaggacgatgTAGACGAAGGCTCTGAGTCTGAAT CTCGTTCAGTGAAGGTGAAGATCAAGCTGAGCCGGAAAGAGAAAGGAGAGCGAGGAGGAAAAGGACAACGACGGAGGGGCCGCGGTGCCCGGGCTAAACCTGTGGTGAGCGACGATGACAGCGAGGAGGAACAGGAAGAG GAGCGCTCGGCCAGTGGCAGTGAGGAAGACTGA